A window from Nothobranchius furzeri strain GRZ-AD chromosome 17, NfurGRZ-RIMD1, whole genome shotgun sequence encodes these proteins:
- the ubox5 gene encoding RING finger protein 37 gives MVVNLCQPYFHTTAQCNKLCADGYDVSNLVSADPALRKRGFKLEYFVRPPLQVTLKFGFPVDLCRVDVELWPWGMDRGQACKRLEISTSSDPQPPPVLRRDEDEKSRQEQGRSQHSSGHRWKLQTQHWDEDKTQQRHCGSRNQSNTDSNSYESEFKLVARCELREEIKVSFRRSNFCPRAPFLSPPPPQPENCREEQLWSRGLPSLSSVTQLRVTVPFGGSASSLGLKALALWGQPARSCPAEEVERIMGIHEAAERRVMPPAVFATSVRKTTQTLQTPLRVSIPEEFLDPLTQEVMVLPMLLPSGMSVDNSTLEEYQKREASWGRVANDPFTGVSFSPSSQPLPNPLLKSRIDRFLLQNGMVGRDGMLGRKDQGQNPQTSRLLTSNTQDHSNAGIRNTNMTSEQSRHPHDSSRIFNTKHLSKNSKADLDKHKKRCLSEMYKESTEVAETESKNAKTSRTHSDSGPSGSSHEQLLSASLDTALTSALQGRPSFTSSLPQQQAGTSGSTELRQSSGCKSTSAGEKTCAGCSRSLSVYSASFSPIYRLVCGHLFCRACLQRETTQQNSSAAACHVLCPTCQSLTPRRDITRVHH, from the exons ATGGTCGTGAACCTCTGTCAGCCTTACTTTCACACGACAGCTCAATGCAACAAG ctctgcGCAGACGGCTATGACGTCTCAAACCTTGTGTCTGCTGACCCTGCTCTCCGGAAGCGAGGCTTCAAGCTGGAATATTTCGTACGTCCACCCCTGCAG GTGACGTTGAAATTTGGCTTCCCAGTTGACCTCTGTCGGGTGGATGTGGAGCTGTGGCCCTGGGGGATGGATCGAGGACAGGCCTGTAAGAGACTTGAAATCAGCACTAGCTCAGATCCTCAGCCCCCACCCGTTTTGAGACGGGATGAGGATGAGAAGAGCAGACAGGAACAGGGTCGATCTCAACACAGTAGCGGACACCGGTGGAAACTTCAGACACAGCACTGGGATGAAGACAAGACCCAACAAAGACATTGTGGGTCCAGAAATCAATCAAACACTGACTCCAACAGTTATGAGTCGGAGTTTAAACTAGTGGCCCGTTGTGAACTGCGGGAAGAAATCAAAGTCTCTTTCAGACGCTCAAACTTTTGCCCCCGGGCGCCGTTcctctcccctcctcctccccagcCGGAGAACTGTCGGGAAGAGCAGCTGTGGAGTCGAGGCCTTCCGTCGCTGAGCTCTGTGACGCAGCTCCGCGTCACGGTGCCTTTTGGAGGTTCTGCGTCTTCTCTGGGGCTGAAGGCTCTGGCGTTGTGGGGTCAACCTGCTCGCAGCTGTCCTGCAGAAGAAGTAGAGAGGATTATGGGAATCCACGAAGCCGCCGAACGACGGGTGATGCCCCCTGCAGTTTTTGCCACTTCAGTCAGAAAAACGACACAAACACTCCAAACACCTCTGAG AGTTTCCATTCCTGAAGAATTCCTCGATCCATTAACACAGGAAGTGATGGTGCTGCCCATGCTGCTGCCCAGCGGCATGTCTGTGGACAACTCCACCCTGGAGGAGTACCAGAAGAGGGAGGCCAGCTGGGGTCGAGTGGCCAACGACCCCTTTACCGGAGTCTCGTTCTCTCCCTCCTCCCAACCTCTTCCTAACCCCCTACTCAAAAGCCGCATCGACCGCTTCCTCCTGCAGAACGGGATGGTGGGAAGAGATGGGATGTTGGGGAGGAAAGACCAAGGACAGAATCCACAAACATCTAGACTGCTAACCTCCAACACTCAGGACCACTCCAACGCCGGCATCAGAAACACAAACATGACTTCTGAGCAAAGCAGACATCCTCATGACTCAAGTCGCATATTTAACACCAAACACCTTAGTAAAAATAGTAAAGCAGATCTGGACAAACACAAGAAGCGATGTTTAAGTGAAATGTACAAAGAATCAACAGAAGTCGCAGAAACTGAAAGCAAAAATGCAAAAACATCAAGAACTCATTCAGATTCGG gccccagcggcagctctcacGAGCAGCTTCTGTCAGCCAGTCTGGATACGGCCCTCACCTCCGCCCTGCAGGGCCGACCCTCCTTCACGTCAAGCCTGCCCCAACAGCAAGCAGGAACCTCTGGCTCTACGGAGCTGCGCCAGAGCTCGGGCTGTAAAAGCACATCTGCAG GTGAGAAGACGTGTGCGGGATGTTCCCGTTCCCTGTCTGTTTACTCCGCTTCATTCTCGCCTATCTACCGTCTGGTCTGCGGCCACTTGTTCTGCCGCGCCTGTCTGCAGAGGGAAACGACACAACA